The following are from one region of the Vitis riparia cultivar Riparia Gloire de Montpellier isolate 1030 chromosome 14, EGFV_Vit.rip_1.0, whole genome shotgun sequence genome:
- the LOC117931079 gene encoding probable methyltransferase PMT12 encodes MDSSQKLKPFSTNVFFVVVLFSTNFLTFLFSSSLYSSCSIAPSTRHVAAVDDPVSDNVINSQTTTDLPTEFISFTSPQLLPFGFTTNFDSDSIIPPVGHPCTFFANDLSRYMSYRVNGSCPDDELFAQKLLLKGCEPLPRRRCRPTTPNEYQEPYPLPASLWSTPPDSSVVWTAYTCKNYSCLIKRKRNQKGFDDCKDCFDLEGTERHRWIGSKSGHNNELDFTIDEVLEMKKRGTVRIGLDIGGGAGTFAVRMLERNITIVTTSMNLNGPFNSFIASRGVVPLYISISQRLPFFDNTLDIVHSMHVLSNWIPNTLLHFLLFDIYRVLRPGGLFWLDHFFCMDEQMEEVYKPLIESVGFKKLKWVVGKKLDRGPKLREMYLSALLEKPLRNHG; translated from the coding sequence ATGGATTCCTCTCAGAAGTTGAAGCCTTTCTCCACCAATGTCTTCTTCGTTGTCGTCCTCTTCTCCACcaattttcttacctttttgttCTCCTCCAGCCTCTATTCCTCTTGTTCAATTGCTCCTTCCACCAGACATGTTGCTGCTGTTGATGACCCAGTATCAGATAATGTTATTAACTCTCAAACTACTACAGACCTCCCCACTGAATTTATCTCCTTCACATCCCCACAGCTACTTCCATTTGGGTTCACCACCAACTTTGATTCAGACTCTATCATCCCTCCTGTTGGCCATCCATGCACCTTCTTCGCCAATGACCTCAGCCGCTACATGTCATACAGAGTCAATGGCTCTTGCCCTGATGACGAGCTCTTTGCCCAAAAGCTCCTCCTCAAGGGCTGTGAGCCGCTCCCCCGCCGCCGCTGCCGCCCCACCACTCCAAATGAATATCAAGAACCATATCCCCTTCCTGCTAGCCTATGGTCCACTCCACCCGACTCATCTGTGGTGTGGACAGCCTACACGTGCAAGAACTACTCCTGCCTCATCAAACGAAAGCGCAACCAAAAGGGCTTCGATGACTGCAAAGACTGTTTTGATCTAGAGGGCACTGAAAGACATCGTTGGATTGGATCCAAGAGCGGACACAATAATGAGCTGGACTTCACCATTGATGAAGTACTTGAAATGAAGAAGCGGGGCACGGTTCGAATAGGGCTGGACATTGGAGGTGGCGCAGGAACTTTTGCTGTGAGAATGTTGGAGAGGAACATAACTATTGTGACAACATCCATGAACTTGAATGGCCCTTTCAACAGCTTTATAGCATCAAGAGGGGTTGTTCCTTTGTACATAAGCATTTCTCAGAGGCTGCCATTCTTCGATAATACCCTCGATATTGTGCACTCTATGCATGTATTGAGTAATTGGATCCCTAATACGCTGCTGCACTTCCTGTTATTTGACATCTATAGGGTTCTGAGGCCAGGCGGGCTGTTTTGGCTAGACCACTTCTTCTGTATGGATGAGCAGATGGAGGAGGTGTACAAACCACTAATTGAGAGTGTTGGCTTCAAAAAGTTGAAGTGGGTTGTGGGGAAAAAGCTTGACAGAGGGCCCAAGCTCAGGGAGATGTATCTTTCGGCTTTATTGGAGAAGCCTTTGAGGAATCATGGCTGA